A stretch of DNA from Malus sylvestris chromosome 9, drMalSylv7.2, whole genome shotgun sequence:
TCATACCCTTTAAGAGTTTAACCGCCTCATTCAACTGATCAACAGAACACAAAGAAGATATCAGGTAATTGCACACTCCACAGTCAGGATGATATCCAATTGACTGCATATCCAATAAGATCTCAGACACAGACAGAGATTCTTTCCGGCAGTTCATCCAAGCAGAAGAGAGGAGAAGAAGGGTTTGGGGGACAGGGACGCAGCCAGAGCGAAGAGTTCGTTGGAGAATAGCAAGAGCAAGAGGGAAGGGATTGGAGCTTTGGAGTGTAAATGAAAGGAGGCAGGAATAAGTAATCTGCGCTCTAGAACGAGGCCTTAGAGGGATGAAAGACTGCAAAATTTGATCAACCACTTGTGTTCTAAGGTTGTTGGGATAGGTTGAAAGGAATGAGAAAGGATTGAGGTTTTGGCATGCTTGGGCAGAGGAAATGAGGAGATCAGGTATCTTCTCGTATGCTTTGGCTTCAACCGTATTTCTTATGGTTTCTTGGAACATTTGAGATGAAGTGATCAAGTGACAGGAACGATGCTGCAGGAGACAACAAGGTACAGGAAAAAGAGATGTGCAAAGCTTTGCATTTGCTGCTCTCAAAGCCATGTTGTACTTGTAGACTGTGTTGCATCAATATTTGCATGACATGGGCACCACCTCGACAATTACAAAACCAAACCTGAAGAATTTTATCAAGGCAACAACATTAACATACAGTAGCTGAATGGTTAACTTGAAATTCTTTTTCGGTTTACGTATTACGTATTAGAGATGAGTATACAAATGGAAGTGACAACATCCGGATTACAAATGAAATCTAAACAAATATTAACACAAGGTAGGTGGGAAACAAATAACATGGGATTGATGTCACGTCGTGAATCTGCAGTTGGTATTAAACAAACCAACTTGTAAAGATGCTACGGAGATAAGGATAATGGTTGGACAGAGATTAACAAAAAAGAATGCAAGGAATTTGTCTCAGAGGAATATTGTCGAACAGGAAGTGGGCATGCAATGACAAATAACGACACTAGAATCGGAGAGTTTACCTCATTTAAATAAGCAGCGAGGCTGTCTACTCTTTCTGTTGATTATTGCTCAAACGAGATTGAATTCCCACTCTTCTCTGAGTCGAATCCTCACTCTCCTTACTTACGGGTGGGTTCAGAGTTTTCTCTAGTCgtggaaagagagagatggattACTGATTGGATTGGTTTCTTACTTTTGATTTTATCTAATTATATTTTAACACatgatttattaaattttttattaattgtaaaAATATATGCGGTATTTTTAAATTCGATTTTTACTAAAAGCGAAtatgaatcatattattgctagcttatttTGAGGCTTAATTAACTCTTTCATCCCTTAACGtacataatatcgtttgttcaataAAAGTGCGAGTATATAGAGTACTAAGTATTATTCTTACTGATTAGCTAGGGTTATACTTTTCTAAGACGTGGTGATGACAGaaatcaacaagtgggaggtaaaaatagatgtgtagataacataatttttttcaactaattttttttttaaagatcatGTTAAGTGGGATTAAATTGtcaaagagtaatgctagatagactaatagaaaaaataataatctaatagaaaaaaacgataatattaataatttaatcattaacAACCAAATcctataatttacaaaatacaGTTTAAATAAACAATTTCCCCTACGTTATCATTAACAAAATATATTTAGCCACATCGACTATATAAATGAATTTAACATTTTAATTTGACATCTTCATGTAAATGTTATTTTCAATTGAATGGAAGATGAcgttaaaagaagaaaaaaaaatgtgtaaattAATACAATTTGAAAACTTGATGTGGTGCAAatggaccaggatcctctcatGAGCTAAGGATGAGATCCTCTTCATCAAAGGGtgtggaccgttggatgaaaatccaacggctacaattattataattttaaaagattcctgtttgtagccgttggattttcatccaacggctcATGTACCTTGATGAGGAAGATCCTTatcttagctcaggagaggatctggTCCGGGTGCAAGTCTTAAACCCTATCGATCAGAAACAACGTTAAACCTTAAACCCAGGCAATTGTACGGGAACTAGTCTGCCATTTCTCTCTCCGTGTTAGAAATGGCGGGGCCGTTGCTTCGCTCTCTCTGGTCCTCCACGCGCAactctttctcttcctcctctgcGTCCCCCACTCTCAAACCCTACCCATTAACCACACGTGCATCTCCACTCGCACGCGCCTTCTCGGCAGCCACTGCGGCCTCCAATGCTAGTACTTCCCCGAACACCGTCCTCGATCCGAGCCGCCTCCGCAACGTGGCGGTAATAGCCCATGTGGACCACGGCAAGACGACGCTCATGGACCGCCTGCTCCGCCAGTGCGGTGCCGACATCCCCCACGAACGAGCCATGGACTCCATCAGCCTCGAGCGCGAGCGCGGAATTACCATCGCCTCCAAGGTCAGTGACTGACTTTGTATTCGAGTGTAATCCTATGTTGCTATGCAAATAGGAATCTGAAATCTTAAAGAAATCGAAATGCTTTTGTTTACTTTGGTTGTCTTTGATTGCGGTTACATCAATTACCTCAAAAAATGATTTGCAGGTCACGTCAATTCCATGGAAGGAGAATGAGTTGAACATGGTTGATACGCCTGGACATGCCGATTTCGGTGGTGAAGTAAGCTCCTTTTTGAAACCAATGACCAATGTTTTTGTGTTGTCCCTCAATGGATGCaaattatatatgtttatacATGTTGATTGCTCATTTTCATTGCTCTTGTGCTACTTTTTTTGTGGATCGCTACGCAGGTTGAGCGGGTTGTTGGTATGGTTGAGGGTGCAATTTTAGTTGTTGATGCTGGGGAAGGTCCGCTTGCACAGACCAAGTTCGTACTTGCTAAAGCCTTAAAATATGGGCTGCGCCCCATTCTTCTTCTAAACAAAGTAGATCGTCCTGCAGGTACTTATTCGCGCTTGGTGCATCTTTAAGTTGAAAAGTTGAACCTATATTGCACGAATAATTATAGAATGGGATTGTTGATTAACGGAGGACATTAGCAGTCTGGATGGTTTTGGAGTTCTTTGTTTATAGGGTATTTGGGTTCCATCGTTGCTTGGATTGGACAGTTGAAGACGTCATAATCCTTTGAACTCTTGATTTGGGTTAAAGATTGACATCTCTATTTGTTTAGCTTATTAACTTCTCTATTTGTTAAACTTAGTAACTATCTTTTTCCAAGTAGTGGAGTTATCCAAAAATTGGGTCGTGTTTGAGTTGGCAGGGTTCGTCCAACCGAAATCCCACTCATAGAATTGGTGTTTCATTTACGATATATGAACGCAAGGCACAAGCAAACACATGTAAAACTCTctaagaaaagaagagttgtGTGATGAAGATTGTTGGTTGCTTCCTTGAAGGCATTCTGTTTGTGCATAATGTTCTCTCTAGTGTCTGTGTGTCTGGCTTGTCTCGTTTTATTTGGCATCCTTGTTCCCTTTTATTGTTTCATATTCCTCTTGCCATAATTTCTAGCACAtagttttcatttcatttccaaaaaagaaaacaatttccATCTCGTACATCACAATTTATTGTGCTGTATTTTCTGTTACTTGGATTAGTGCTTACGTTATTAATTCTTGTGCTTATGCAGTTTCTGAGGAGATGTGTAATGAAGTTGAGAGTTTGGTGTTTGATCTTTTTGCAAATCTTGGTGCTACTGGTATGGATATACAAGAATCAACATGGTGACACCCACGTTTGCTGTGGTTTATTTTTTTAGACTAGAAAATCCCATATCATGAATTTCAAGCTAATATATTGGTCTCTCCACtcattgccaattggttttggtTGGATACTCGAACTTTGACAGGGTTGGAAACAAGAAATTCATCCATATGTCAGGCCATATGTTAGTGGGAATGTTGAGATTTTAAAATATCACTTTGGGCATTTCAAGGCTTGCACTACAATACATAATATCCTGGGCCTCAGCACCTAGCCAATTGATCTTGAGTTGGATGCTCAAATTTTAACATCATATGAAAGTGGGCAATGCATTCATATGTTCAACACAATTTGACCACACATGTTCTTTGCTACCCAATATAATTTATCTACATGTTTGTCTCAATCCTACCACAAATAAGGAGGCATGTTGAGAACACAAAAATCTCACATCTGATATGTGAAGCCTTGCATCACAATATACAAAATGCTGAGCCTCTCCACCCATTGCCATTTGGTTTTGTGTTATGTTCTAAATTTAGTTTTCACTTTCATAACTTTGTATTGGTCGGATGAAAAACTAATTAAACATATTCCTATTTTTGAATTAGAGGAGCAGCTAGATTTTCCTGTGCTGTATGCTTCTGCTAAAGAAGGATGGGCTTCCACCACTTTCACCAAAGATCCTCCTGCTGATGCAAGAAATATGTCACGACTGCTTGATGCCATTATAAGTCATGTTCCTCCACCAACAGCCAATCTTGAGGCACCTTTCCAAATGCTGGTTTGTATACTTATCCCCTGTGTGCTCTCCTCTTCCCCTTTAAGCTGGAAATATGCAGGTTGAATCAATATTATTTATGAAGTTCTTTCACTTGAAATTTCCATGTGCACATATGAGGCTGTTGTTCTTGTTAGCTGTAGAGAATTAAAAAGGTTCTAAATGAAGGCTGTTTTCTTACTTTCCTATATTTTTGTTCACTATGCACTgcatctttttgtttcttgtgtCAAATGCGGTAACATTTGTGAACTGTTTTGGCATACTTTCATCTGTAGAAATCTATAATTCTGTGGCTGTAAAACCTGTGTCATCTTCTTTGACCTGGTAAAACAAACTGGCCAAGCAATATTATTATTGTTTCTGTTATAACTTAATGGATAAATGACTAACTTTTGTACTTTCCTCTCGTTCATTTTTATATTTCATAGTActggaaaaattaaaataacatataTTGATGTTTATGTAAGGTTTCTATGATGGAACGAGACTTCTACCTTGGACGAATATTGACCGGACGAGTTTCTTCTGGCAGCATTCGCATTGGTGACAGAGTTCATGGGCTTCGTCACAAAGATTCTGGAGTTGAGAAAATTGAAGAAGGGAAGGTTTGTGGTTCTATATTTGCCTCATGGttgttaaaacttaaatatGAATTTCTTTTGCAGTGGACAATGTTTGATTCTTTATGACCGTGAGATTTTACCCATGTTGGGTTAACGCTCTTGTAGCGTTCACCATGACATATCTGAAATGGCTTCCTTAATAATTCTTAGAATGGCCCCTTCAACTACTATTGCCCTCAAAAGCCAtcagtttgaaattggttaatTAGATTATTGAGGCTTCTAGCTTTATTTTCTCTGACTAAGAATCTGATATGAAAAACAACCTCTGAAGCATCACCGTCTCTCAGAGAACAATAAGTTTGATATTTGTACTCAAAGTGCTGCGGCTTTTTACAGTATTCAAAGCTCAGCTTCAAATGAAATATTAAAATCTTACAATACTAAGTTTTTGTTAGTAATGTACtagataactttttttttcctgcagGTTGTGAAGCTGATGAAAAAGAAGGGAACACATATGGTCGTAATTGATTGTGCTGGAGCTGGTGACATAGTGTCAATGGCTGGGTTAGCAAGCCCATCTATTGGCCATACAGTTACAAGCGTTGAGGTATATTGATGCAATCTTGGTTTTAGACTTTAGTTTTTGTTCGTTCGCAAttacttttcattttattttctccTATTTTATTTTAGCAAATATGAATAATAGCTTCGTTGTATATTTTCCTGTATCCATTGTACTTCTGTTCCTAGTCCTACCTTGAGAAGGCTTGGTACTGGGGTCTCTAAGTTTTCTGAGCTCCCTTTGTTGTTGGTAGCCTACATCAATTGTGTTTTGTCTTTCAAATTAATTGCTTCGATTACTTTAGCTACTTTTGTCTCAAGAAGATGGAAAACATTACGGTCTGTAATTCTTTTTTTGCAGTGGTATTTTTAGCATCACTCcagggttttcaatttttaatctttttcttttgacgAAACTTTGTATCTTTTTATAACATGTCATGGTGGTACATTCCATGCAAAACTGACGTATGGTTGCTTCTGATAGATTATGACTGCATTGCCCACCGTTGAGTTGGATCCCCCAACTATTTCCATGACTTTTGGTGTCAATGACTCTCCCTTAGCTGGTCGTGATGGTACCCATGTAAGTCATGATTTTTTCCTGTTTGCAATCACTTTTGGTTTTAAATCATTGATTTATGAATAGAAAATCTGTACTTGGTCGGATAAACTTACAGGGAAAATATACAGACCAAGTGTATTGGAAGATTAGAGATTGGACAGTTTGTGTCGTAATTCATTCTTATCATCTATGTTTTTTTCCTAAATTTGATGTTAAAGTAGGGTTTGATTTACATGTCCAATGGAAAATATATAGGACATGAACATGGTAGGAATATGGCTGATGTCCAGCAACTTCTAAGTTCTAAGTAATGAATTCATTAAACTTGCATAATAATAAGTTAATAACTCCTGCTAGGGGTACTCTGTCCTCTCAGGTAATGTTCAAAATTCTATTTTTGTCCACCAACCTGTAGGCATGTTCTCGACAAATGTTTTTGGGGTTACTGTTCATGCGGTGTCTTATTTGAAGTTTTAACATGGCCTTACCTCCCTATGTATTTCCTTTCTACTTAAATGTAAGAAAAAAAGCTTTAGAATGGGTGGACTTATGGACCACTCTGCATAATCTGATACACTGATGGTGTTATATCTGTAGCTCACTGGAGGAAAAATTGGCGATCGACTATCAGCTGAATCGGAAACAAATCTTGCCATTAATGTTCTCCCAGGCTTATCAGAATCATTTGAAGTTCAGGGGAGGGGAGAACTTCAACTGGGTTTGTTCCTCTTAAATTTGCAGTTATTTTCCCTTTTCATTGTTTAATTCCAAGAGACACTATGtcaattattaataaaaaatagacAGAGTTTAGCTTATGTTAACAAGGTTCTGTCCCGCTTTCTTCTCTACATTTCATTGCAAATTGAGTTTAAACATATTGCTAATGTAGATTTCATATTGTGAAAACAGGTATTTTAATTGAGAATATGAGGCGGGAAGGCTTCGAACTGTCTGTCTCACCACCCAAAGTCATGTGAGGCACCCCTTTGTTGCTTTATTGCAATGCATTTTTTCTGTATACATGGAATTCCCCAATCcaataattttttctttaagGAAAAAGTATCCATACGACGGAGATATATTAAGATGCTCAATTAGATTGGTAAACCAACAAAATATTTGCACCAAAATCTGAAGTACTTTCCTTGTGAGATATCGATAGGCATAATGTTGTATCATATGCTTCTCAATAAATGTATAATACCCTAATTCTACTTTACATGATATCTTTGAAAAAGGGAATCAGCGATTATTCAGGTACAGCCCCTATGTTCTGTTTATTTTGGTATATTTACGGCTATGGTGGCTGTGTATGTGTATGTGGCATGTGCTCACATATTAGTATATGTAGATGCACACACGGCTATTTATTGTATGattatttgtttatcttttttattgttGAATAACTCATCTAAACAACTGGCGCAATTTTGCTTTCACTGAATCAGGTACAAAACAGAGAATGGTCAAAAACTTGAGCCAATTGAAGAAGTTACTATTGAGGTAAGACTTTCAGATGTAAAATTTTGCTACTCTTTTCTTTCAACAAATGAGACTCATATGCACTGGCTTTTATTTTCAGGTAAATGAAGAGCATGTGGGGTTAGTAATGCAAGCCTTATCTAATAGGCGTGCTGAGGTTATCGATATGGGTCCTGTTCCAGGAAGCACCGACCGGACTAGATTGTCTTTGACATGTCCATCAAGGTTCTGTTGCCCTCTCAATGTCaattcttcttttcttcctcatttttGTTATTCTGCCGTATAAGCAATCATTATATACTGTAGCATATTGATATTGttatcaggaaaaaaaaaatatcatcttATCATCTTACTCACTTGGTTTCATGGTGACTACTTACCATTGCACAACCAATGTTGAATTACATAATCTTTAACCATTTCAAAGCGTGTGATCAATTAATTTGATTATCATTTACCGTTTTCCATTTTAAACTGGGCCCCATATTGATGACAGGTTTTTGGCAATCAATACGACATTACTTTTGAAGAATAGAATTGATCCTTTCTGTTGTATTCTTCAGGGGCCTGGTTGGTTACAGAAGCGTATTTAGCAGCGACACACGTGGAACTGGATTTATGCATCGTGCTTTCTTAAGTATGATTTTCCCCCATCTTGCTATTCCTACCTCTCCATTCCTTTGCCTTTTTGGTCCTGTGAATCTATCATGTAATTGGGTTATTGCTAGGGAGTTAAACCTTATCCTGATTGTTCATCACCTAAATTGGGCCCGGACGTGACGTGACCCTAAGACTGGAAATCCTCCATTTGACATTTTCTAGTTGCAAGGTTTTTATTGTGTGTGTCCAGATATTTGTGCCTATATGCATATATTAGGGTGCACAAATACCACCCTAACTAAAATCTTGCCAGTTTACCACCCAGACTCTTGCTTTAGTGTAAATGTACCACATACattagtttccttaaaacattAGTCAAAACGTATCTGCAAAATAGGTGAGTCCTTTTTCAAGGGTATTTAATCCACTTAAAGACCTAGATTTGGGGCATATCTACCCCTTCCTCAAACACAGGCTGTagtcaacaaagttctcatCCCAACTTGTCTAGGGGTCTTAGAGTGGTGAGAAGAAAAAGTGCTCACATGCCCAATACACGATGAGTTTTGATGAAATTTCTAGCAGAAATTGTCACTCTAGAAGTTGAATCTGGGTGGTGGCAAGATTTTTAGTTGGGTGGTTGATGTGCACACCCCTAATAGTCCAGTTTGTGCAAATTTccctatatgtgtgtgtgtgtgtgtgtataaacaagTTTTATCAAGAGAACAAAGGGAATTACAAGAAGCATGGCCACGTAGTCCTTGAAACACctaaaacaacaaaagaaacacaaaaccccaaaaaaataaaaactaaactaACAGAGAGAACACTAACTCAGAGAGCCCTTGCTACAAAACTCCTCTCCAAGCAAGACAAGTCACACTATAAGGAATGTTCTTGAAATGTTTAACAGAAAAGTCTGGATGGACACAAGTTGTCTAAAGCGCAAATATTGTAATATTACCTTTTAAAAGCAGTTTTAAAACAAAGTGAATCAACTTTCAGTTTTTCATTTATCTCTAGATctttaaaattgttttgttaTAATATGCAATATAACTCGTCTTAATCTTGATTCATGGTATAAGTTTGGATACAGAGTATGATACTTTAACCAGAATGTTTATCCTGTTAAACTTGCTTTGTTACTTTGGAATGAATGTTGTGGTTCTTATTTTGATTGCAAGCGCTAAAAGGTActataatttgtttttgtttttttttttttttctgttacaAAAAGTATTATAACCTTCATAGTTGAAGAATATAGTACCATGATGCGTTAGTGTGGAGAGTGGACCACTAGCTTGTTCTGAATGAAAATCAATAAGAATTATTACAACCTCTTGTTAGAAgtacacttttttttatttctggtATCGGGTATAAACGTTTTTACATTGTTTAGCTTTGTTGTTGCTTGATTGAAGTTTCGTTTGATTTTAATATTCTCATGCATGTTATCTGTTTTATGCAGAATATGAGAAGTATCGAGGTCCTCTTGGAGATGTCAGGAAAGGAGTGTTGGTATGTGTGTACTTGCCGTTAGATTTATAATGTACTCCATTTTCATATTGTTAAATTGCCTTTTTTGATCAAACTGCTATTTTCTTAAGGAGAGGTATCTATTTAACATCTTAACTCTAGAGATGTCTCTGAAaaacttcttttatttttatattttgatctAAAGTTGGCTGATGGTTATGGcttatgaaaaaataaaaataaaattttgtaagcACTATTTCCctcattgaaaacaaaaggcgATGTAACTCTGCTTCTAACATATCTTATTAAATCTTCTATATGTTACACCTGGTTTTTTATATCAAAGTTGTATGTGTTGGATGACAATTAATGTCTTTGTATTTAATTCTATAGGTGTCAATGGGCTATGGTACAATCACAGCGTATGCCCTAGTGAGTTTAGAACCTCGCGGAACTCTTTTTGTCACTCCTGGGATGGAGGTTAGTACACATATGATCAGTTCATGTCGCTGCTTGTCTTTTTCCTTTCCTAAAATTTGATAAAACTAATTCATATTGACTCAAGGATgcttatttataagatatcagTTTGTTGCTTTTAACCATTGCCTCTCTGCCGAAAAACATCTTTTATGGTTGG
This window harbors:
- the LOC126583994 gene encoding pentatricopeptide repeat-containing protein At1g06270 → MALRAANAKLCTSLFPVPCCLLQHRSCHLITSSQMFQETIRNTVEAKAYEKIPDLLISSAQACQNLNPFSFLSTYPNNLRTQVVDQILQSFIPLRPRSRAQITYSCLLSFTLQSSNPFPLALAILQRTLRSGCVPVPQTLLLLSSAWMNCRKESLSVSEILLDMQSIGYHPDCGVCNYLISSLCSVDQLNEAVKLLKGMSRVGCIPDLESFDTVIGAMCTVRRTAEVVDVIKQMVEKVGLTPRQGTVMKVAAALRANKEIWRAVEMIEFLEGEGYPVSCESYELVVNGCLDVGEYILAGKVVIRMTERGFIPYIRTRLKVVERLAGAGEWELACSVRQRFRELKS
- the LOC126583426 gene encoding uncharacterized protein LOC126583426; this translates as MAGPLLRSLWSSTRNSFSSSSASPTLKPYPLTTRASPLARAFSAATAASNASTSPNTVLDPSRLRNVAVIAHVDHGKTTLMDRLLRQCGADIPHERAMDSISLERERGITIASKVTSIPWKENELNMVDTPGHADFGGEVERVVGMVEGAILVVDAGEGPLAQTKFVLAKALKYGLRPILLLNKVDRPAVSEEMCNEVESLVFDLFANLGATEEQLDFPVLYASAKEGWASTTFTKDPPADARNMSRLLDAIISHVPPPTANLEAPFQMLVSMMERDFYLGRILTGRVSSGSIRIGDRVHGLRHKDSGVEKIEEGKVVKLMKKKGTHMVVIDCAGAGDIVSMAGLASPSIGHTVTSVEIMTALPTVELDPPTISMTFGVNDSPLAGRDGTHLTGGKIGDRLSAESETNLAINVLPGLSESFEVQGRGELQLGILIENMRREGFELSVSPPKVMYKTENGQKLEPIEEVTIEVNEEHVGLVMQALSNRRAEVIDMGPVPGSTDRTRLSLTCPSRGLVGYRSVFSSDTRGTGFMHRAFLKYEKYRGPLGDVRKGVLVSMGYGTITAYALVSLEPRGTLFVTPGMETYDGMIVGEHSRDTDLDVNPVRNKELTNIRAASKDENVKLSPPRLMTLEEAIGYVASDELIEVTPKTIRLRKKYLDVNKRKSMSKRQKE